The Paenibacillus sp. RUD330 genome has a segment encoding these proteins:
- the purK gene encoding 5-(carboxyamino)imidazole ribonucleotide synthase — MRNSGKVTGSGSGAVRTDQARVIPPGSTVGILGGGQLGRMMALAGSAMGYRFVALDPAEDGPCAQVAESIAAGYDDREAARELASRADVITYEFENVDAGVAAMLAEQSYVPQGSELLYTTQHRLREKRAIEAAGARVAPYEEISSEASLREACGRLGLPAVLKTATGGYDGKGQWVIRSEAEIPAAYAELSRSGAELVLEQFVSFRMELSVIAARSSLGEVKTFPAAENIHIDNILHLSVVPARVPAAVLEEAERLAVRIAEGLEVVGLIAVELFLTGEGELFVNELAPRPHNSGHYTMEACRTSQFEQHVRAVCGLPLGDAGLMSPVVMVNVLGQHVEPLVRHLTRPDGEAARLGAVPKLHLYGKAEAKPDRKMGHVNVLAPDTAAALEWIRGTGIWS, encoded by the coding sequence GTGAGGAATTCCGGCAAGGTTACAGGAAGCGGCAGCGGAGCTGTCCGGACCGATCAAGCGCGCGTCATACCGCCGGGATCGACTGTAGGCATCCTTGGGGGCGGGCAGCTCGGCCGCATGATGGCGCTGGCCGGCAGCGCGATGGGCTACCGCTTCGTGGCGCTTGATCCTGCGGAGGACGGGCCTTGCGCTCAGGTCGCCGAGAGCATCGCGGCCGGCTACGACGATCGGGAGGCGGCGCGGGAGCTGGCATCGCGCGCGGATGTCATCACGTATGAGTTCGAGAACGTGGATGCGGGTGTCGCCGCCATGCTGGCGGAGCAATCTTACGTACCGCAAGGCAGCGAGCTTCTCTATACGACGCAGCATCGGCTGCGGGAGAAGCGGGCGATCGAGGCGGCGGGAGCGCGCGTCGCTCCGTACGAGGAGATTTCAAGCGAGGCAAGCCTGCGGGAGGCTTGCGGCCGTCTCGGCTTGCCGGCGGTGCTGAAGACGGCGACCGGCGGCTACGACGGCAAAGGGCAATGGGTCATCCGCAGCGAGGCGGAGATTCCGGCAGCCTATGCGGAGCTGAGCCGATCCGGAGCGGAGCTGGTGCTGGAGCAGTTCGTTTCCTTCCGGATGGAGCTGAGCGTCATCGCCGCCCGGAGCTCTCTGGGCGAGGTGAAGACGTTTCCGGCTGCGGAAAATATCCACATCGACAACATTCTCCATCTATCCGTCGTTCCCGCCCGCGTCCCCGCCGCCGTTCTGGAGGAAGCCGAGCGGCTGGCGGTCCGGATCGCCGAAGGGCTTGAGGTCGTCGGCCTGATCGCGGTGGAGCTGTTCCTGACCGGGGAAGGGGAGCTGTTCGTCAACGAGCTGGCCCCTCGCCCCCACAACAGCGGGCATTATACGATGGAAGCCTGCCGCACCTCGCAGTTCGAGCAGCATGTCCGCGCGGTATGCGGCTTGCCGCTCGGGGATGCGGGCCTCATGAGCCCCGTCGTCATGGTGAACGTCCTCGGCCAGCATGTGGAGCCGCTGGTGCGGCATCTGACGCGGCCCGATGGAGAGGCGGCCAGACTTGGCGCCGTCCCGAAGCTGCATCTGTACGGCAAGGCGGAGGCGAAGCCTGACCGCAAGATGGGCCATGTCAACGTGCTCGCTCCGGACACGGCCGCGGCGCTGGAGTGGATCCGCGGAACGGGAATCTGGAGCTGA
- the purE gene encoding 5-(carboxyamino)imidazole ribonucleotide mutase: MTAIVGVIMGSKSDWETMKLACGILDELGIPYEKKVVSAHRTPDLMFDYAETAVERGLKVIIAGAGGAAHLPGMVAAKTALPVIGVPVKSSSLSGLDSLLSIVQMPAGIPVATVAIGHAGASNAGLLAAQIVGAFDPQIRRLVEERREAVKLQVLESGEEL, translated from the coding sequence ATGACTGCTATCGTGGGCGTCATTATGGGCAGCAAATCCGACTGGGAAACGATGAAGCTTGCCTGCGGCATTCTGGACGAGCTTGGCATTCCTTATGAGAAAAAGGTCGTATCCGCTCACCGAACCCCTGATCTGATGTTCGACTATGCCGAGACCGCCGTCGAGCGAGGCTTGAAGGTCATCATCGCCGGAGCCGGCGGAGCGGCTCACTTGCCCGGAATGGTAGCCGCGAAAACGGCGCTTCCGGTTATTGGCGTTCCCGTCAAATCGTCGAGCCTGAGCGGACTCGATTCGCTTCTCTCCATCGTGCAGATGCCGGCCGGCATCCCCGTCGCCACGGTGGCGATCGGCCATGCGGGAGCAAGCAACGCAGGCCTGCTGGCGGCGCAGATTGTCGGCGCATTCGATCCGCAGATCAGGCGGCTAGTCGAAGAGCGGCGCGAAGCCGTCAAGCTGCAGGTGCTCGAAAGCGGCGAAGAGCTGTGA
- a CDS encoding NCS2 family permease → MERFFKLKENGTNIRTEIMAGITTFMTMAYILAVNPSVLSASGLSWNSVFLATALAGGIFTIAMGLFVNFPVALAPGMGLNAYFAATIVASQGTDKPISPAMGLTAVFISGIIFIILTVTQVRQMLISAVPDSLKHAITVGIGLFIAIVGLKNSGIMTIAAETAVTDVQKHQYVDLLSFESVIHFGDIKDPSVYLTIIGLILISLLLVLRVPAAFLWGILGTTVVAWITGNLDLQAGLSGKSWAPQFSELNFWHFDFAGIMHVGIVTVILTFTFVELFDTFGTLVGTANRAGFMKNPAEGKKRVGKAMFVDAIGVGGGAVLGTSTVTTFIESSAGIAQGGRTGLTAVTTGICFLLSLFLAPLIALIPGSATAAALILVGLLMMQSVTDIDFKDMVYAVPAFFTIILMPFTYNIANGVSFGIVFYVVLAFFANATGRLPEGKEKYKIHPLMWILAVLIIARYVYLGAAG, encoded by the coding sequence ATGGAGCGCTTCTTCAAGCTCAAAGAGAACGGAACCAACATCCGCACGGAAATTATGGCGGGCATCACGACGTTCATGACGATGGCCTACATTCTCGCCGTCAACCCAAGCGTGCTGTCGGCTTCCGGCCTCAGCTGGAACTCGGTGTTTCTGGCGACGGCGCTGGCCGGCGGCATCTTCACGATCGCGATGGGGCTGTTCGTCAACTTCCCGGTCGCGCTCGCTCCGGGCATGGGCCTCAACGCCTACTTCGCGGCCACGATCGTCGCCTCCCAGGGGACGGACAAGCCGATCTCGCCTGCGATGGGCCTTACCGCCGTATTTATTTCCGGCATCATCTTCATCATCCTGACCGTCACCCAGGTTCGGCAAATGCTCATCAGCGCGGTGCCGGACAGCCTCAAGCATGCGATCACCGTCGGCATCGGCCTGTTCATCGCCATCGTCGGCCTGAAGAACAGCGGCATCATGACGATCGCCGCCGAAACGGCTGTCACCGACGTGCAGAAGCATCAGTACGTGGACCTGCTCAGCTTTGAATCCGTCATCCATTTCGGCGACATCAAGGACCCGTCGGTCTACCTGACGATCATCGGCCTGATCCTGATCAGCCTGCTGCTCGTGCTGCGCGTACCGGCCGCATTCCTGTGGGGAATTCTCGGCACGACGGTCGTCGCCTGGATCACAGGCAACCTCGACCTTCAAGCCGGGCTCAGCGGCAAAAGCTGGGCTCCGCAGTTCTCGGAGCTGAACTTCTGGCACTTCGACTTCGCGGGCATCATGCATGTCGGCATCGTCACGGTCATCCTGACGTTCACGTTCGTCGAGCTGTTCGATACGTTCGGTACGCTCGTCGGCACGGCCAACCGCGCCGGCTTCATGAAAAATCCGGCCGAAGGCAAAAAACGCGTCGGCAAAGCGATGTTCGTGGACGCGATCGGCGTCGGCGGCGGCGCCGTCCTCGGTACGAGCACCGTAACGACCTTCATCGAGAGCTCCGCGGGCATCGCCCAGGGCGGCCGCACCGGCCTGACCGCGGTCACGACCGGCATCTGCTTCCTGCTCTCGCTGTTCCTGGCTCCGCTGATCGCCCTGATTCCAGGCTCCGCGACGGCGGCGGCGCTCATTCTCGTCGGCCTGCTCATGATGCAGTCCGTAACCGACATTGATTTCAAGGACATGGTTTATGCCGTTCCGGCTTTCTTCACCATCATCCTGATGCCGTTCACGTACAACATCGCCAACGGCGTTTCGTTCGGCATCGTGTTCTACGTCGTGCTTGCCTTCTTCGCCAATGCGACGGGACGCCTCCCCGAAGGCAAGGAGAAATACAAGATTCATCCGCTTATGTGGATTCTTGCGGTCCTGATCATCGCCCGCTACGTTTACCTCGGCGCGGCCGGCTGA
- the guaA gene encoding glutamine-hydrolyzing GMP synthase, producing MNKPNEMIVVLDFGGQYNQLIARRIRDLGVYSELLPYNTSAERIRELAPKGIVFSGGPASVYEENSPMVDPEIYELGLPIFGICYGMQLMSHQLKGKVQRAGKREYGRADVTFENGAALALGLENTQTVWMSHTDLVVEMPEGFRLDAGTEHAPIAAMSHPEKNFYAVQFHPEVRHSVYGNDMIRNFLYTICKCEGTWSMETFIEDAVRDIQEKVGETGRVLCALSGGVDSSVVAMLVHKAIGDRLTCMFIDHGLLRKGEADSVMETFVGKFGIEVIKIDASERFLGKLKGVDDPEKKRKIIGNEFIYLFQEESEKLANYEFLAQGTLYTDIVESGTATAQTIKSHHNVGGLPEDIKFKLVEPLSALFKDEVRKVGSECGLPDAIVWRQPFPGPGLAIRVLGEVTEDKLEIVRESDAILRDEIAKAGLDREIWQYFTALPGMKSVGVMGDARTYSYTVGIRAVTSIDGMTADWARIPWDVLEKISVRIVNEVDNVNRVVYDITSKPPATIEWE from the coding sequence GTGAACAAGCCAAATGAAATGATCGTAGTTCTCGACTTCGGGGGACAATACAACCAGCTGATCGCGCGTCGCATCCGGGATTTGGGCGTCTACAGCGAGCTGCTGCCATACAACACGTCGGCAGAGCGGATCCGGGAACTCGCGCCCAAGGGCATCGTGTTCTCCGGCGGGCCGGCGAGCGTATATGAGGAAAATTCCCCGATGGTCGATCCGGAGATCTACGAGCTGGGGCTGCCGATTTTCGGTATTTGCTACGGCATGCAGCTGATGAGCCATCAGCTCAAGGGCAAGGTTCAACGTGCGGGCAAGCGGGAATACGGCCGCGCAGACGTGACCTTCGAGAACGGAGCCGCGCTCGCGCTCGGCCTGGAGAACACGCAGACGGTATGGATGAGCCATACGGATCTGGTTGTCGAAATGCCGGAAGGCTTCCGCTTGGATGCGGGTACGGAGCATGCGCCGATCGCGGCCATGAGCCATCCGGAGAAGAATTTCTACGCCGTCCAGTTCCATCCCGAGGTTCGCCACTCCGTGTACGGCAACGATATGATCCGCAACTTTCTGTACACGATCTGCAAATGCGAAGGCACATGGAGCATGGAAACCTTCATCGAGGACGCCGTGCGCGACATCCAGGAGAAGGTGGGAGAGACCGGACGCGTGCTCTGCGCCCTGTCCGGAGGCGTCGATTCCTCCGTTGTCGCCATGCTCGTCCACAAAGCGATCGGAGACCGCCTGACCTGCATGTTCATCGACCATGGCCTTCTGCGCAAGGGCGAGGCGGACAGCGTCATGGAGACCTTTGTCGGCAAGTTCGGCATTGAAGTGATCAAGATCGACGCCAGCGAGCGGTTCCTCGGCAAGCTGAAGGGCGTGGACGATCCCGAGAAGAAGCGCAAGATCATCGGCAACGAGTTCATCTACCTGTTCCAGGAGGAGTCCGAAAAGCTGGCGAACTACGAGTTCCTGGCGCAAGGAACCCTCTATACGGACATCGTGGAGAGCGGCACGGCGACGGCGCAGACGATCAAGTCCCACCACAACGTAGGCGGGCTGCCGGAGGACATCAAGTTCAAGCTGGTCGAGCCGCTGAGCGCGCTGTTCAAGGACGAGGTCCGCAAGGTCGGCTCCGAGTGCGGCTTGCCGGACGCCATCGTCTGGCGCCAGCCGTTCCCGGGTCCGGGGCTCGCGATTCGCGTACTGGGCGAGGTGACGGAGGACAAGCTGGAAATCGTTCGCGAATCCGACGCCATCCTGCGCGACGAAATCGCGAAGGCCGGCCTCGACCGCGAGATCTGGCAGTACTTCACCGCCCTTCCGGGCATGAAGAGCGTAGGCGTCATGGGCGACGCCCGCACGTATTCCTACACCGTCGGCATCCGCGCCGTCACGTCCATCGACGGCATGACGGCCGATTGGGCGCGCATCCCTTGGGATGTGCTGGAGAAAATCTCGGTGCGCATCGTCAACGAGGTCGACAACGTCAACCGCGTCGTGTACGACATCACCTCCAAGCCGCCGGCGACCATCGAGTGGGAATAA
- the purS gene encoding phosphoribosylformylglycinamidine synthase subunit PurS gives MMKATVYVTIKQNVLDPQGTAVQGALHSMGFAEVDKVRIGKYLELTLDTEDRAEAEQRVRAMCEKLLANTVVEDYRFELEG, from the coding sequence ATAATGAAAGCAACGGTATACGTGACGATCAAGCAGAACGTGCTGGACCCGCAGGGAACGGCCGTGCAGGGAGCGCTTCACAGCATGGGCTTTGCGGAAGTGGACAAAGTGCGCATCGGCAAATACCTGGAGCTGACACTGGACACCGAAGACCGCGCCGAAGCGGAGCAGCGGGTGCGCGCCATGTGCGAGAAGCTGCTGGCGAACACCGTCGTCGAAGACTATCGCTTCGAGCTGGAGGGCTGA
- a CDS encoding MFS transporter — protein MPLKQEGVLLHAEEPIFSYRLIVLLLVVVTAGASQGLLLPLLTILLERGGVPEHINGLNSMALYIGTFSTMFFIERPVRRYGFRIVILAGIVMIIAATLLFPLTAGSFAIWFALRILVGIGDSGLHFATQLWIVSRAPARQRGKFISLYGMSYGVGFSIGPLGINLLHFGDQAPFLISAMLYALVLLLVLKLPADRPEPREQGEAAGFSRYKSIYRVAWYALLPAMLYGIMEASMNTGFPLYGLGIGLDRAAISGLLPAIGIGGLLLQLPLGMWSDRIGRLPVLIFCGAGGGLLFLAVPLAGSSVWTMAALMVAAGGLVGSFFSLGLAYAADMLPRNLLPGANVLASIHFSVGSIAGPVLSGYGLRYLSESSLFDLLGGAFLIYAITGMITKGGRTSREADSGKTLNS, from the coding sequence ATGCCACTGAAGCAAGAAGGCGTCCTGCTGCACGCCGAGGAGCCGATTTTCAGCTACCGGCTCATCGTCCTGCTGCTGGTCGTCGTTACCGCCGGAGCAAGCCAAGGCCTGCTGCTGCCGCTGCTTACGATTCTGCTGGAGCGCGGCGGCGTACCGGAACATATCAACGGCCTCAATTCCATGGCTCTATACATCGGCACGTTCTCTACCATGTTCTTCATTGAAAGGCCGGTGCGCCGCTACGGCTTCCGGATCGTCATCCTCGCCGGCATCGTCATGATTATCGCCGCGACGCTGCTGTTTCCGCTGACGGCGGGTTCGTTCGCCATCTGGTTCGCGCTTCGCATCCTGGTCGGAATCGGAGACAGCGGGCTTCACTTCGCGACCCAGCTCTGGATCGTCAGCCGGGCGCCGGCACGGCAGCGCGGGAAATTCATCTCCCTGTACGGAATGTCGTACGGAGTCGGCTTCAGCATCGGTCCGCTCGGCATCAATCTGCTGCATTTCGGAGACCAGGCTCCCTTCCTGATCAGCGCCATGCTTTATGCCCTCGTTCTGCTGCTCGTGCTGAAGCTTCCCGCCGATCGTCCGGAGCCGAGGGAGCAGGGCGAGGCTGCCGGCTTCAGCCGCTACAAGTCGATTTACCGCGTCGCCTGGTACGCGCTGCTTCCGGCCATGCTCTACGGCATCATGGAAGCATCCATGAATACCGGCTTCCCGCTGTACGGCCTCGGCATCGGCCTGGACCGCGCGGCGATCAGCGGCCTGCTGCCGGCTATCGGCATCGGCGGCCTGCTGCTGCAGCTGCCGCTCGGCATGTGGAGCGACCGCATCGGCCGCCTGCCCGTGCTGATCTTCTGCGGAGCCGGGGGCGGGCTGCTGTTCCTCGCCGTTCCGCTGGCCGGATCGTCCGTCTGGACGATGGCGGCGCTGATGGTCGCGGCCGGAGGGCTCGTCGGCTCGTTCTTCTCGCTCGGCCTCGCCTATGCGGCCGACATGCTTCCGAGGAACCTGCTTCCCGGCGCCAATGTTCTCGCGTCCATCCACTTCTCCGTCGGCAGCATCGCCGGTCCCGTCCTGAGCGGATACGGCCTTCGCTACCTGTCGGAGAGCAGCCTGTTCGATCTGCTCGGCGGCGCTTTTTTGATTTATGCGATTACGGGCATGATAACCAAAGGAGGAAGGACCTCCCGCGAGGCCGACAGCGGAAAAACCCTTAATTCCTGA
- a CDS encoding nucleotidyltransferase domain-containing protein, translating into MPDVFEVADKLVDHIKANYPDDVALAAYYGSYAQGTATERSDLDFFFIPATARGYEASLQFILDDISFDFWPISWERAERMAAFQEAKTSIIADCKLLYARSDEDRGRLLRLQEGIVALQSPEHEREFVEKAEAELSRVYARLYKLIRAGDFGSGVYSRTEAAGILEGVLQGLALLNQSCFTRGFGQNKDQIHRLPLKPALLDSYMHAIMHGDQAADILHACERLAEDTVALISARKERLKGTPSFGDRMKGFYEEEKGILDKIQSACERNDYDTAYFHAVKAQDNIAAFLCYAETGQWPSDLKLSADHHDLYRQAGLPELVPLLDPHDLTRLQAGAERLSVVLESYLRSKGVEINRFSHMASFEAFLKDASAKEK; encoded by the coding sequence ATGCCGGACGTGTTTGAGGTTGCCGATAAGCTTGTGGATCACATCAAGGCCAATTATCCCGATGATGTCGCGCTTGCAGCCTATTACGGCTCTTACGCACAAGGGACCGCGACGGAGCGCTCGGACCTGGATTTCTTTTTCATTCCGGCCACCGCCAGAGGTTATGAGGCGAGCCTGCAATTCATCCTGGATGACATCAGCTTTGACTTCTGGCCCATCAGCTGGGAACGGGCGGAGAGGATGGCTGCGTTTCAGGAGGCGAAAACCTCGATCATCGCCGATTGCAAGCTGCTCTATGCGCGTTCGGATGAGGACCGCGGCCGACTTTTGCGGCTGCAGGAAGGGATTGTAGCCCTTCAGAGTCCGGAGCATGAACGCGAGTTTGTGGAAAAAGCGGAAGCGGAGCTGAGCCGGGTCTACGCCAGGCTCTACAAGCTGATCCGCGCAGGGGATTTCGGCAGCGGCGTCTATAGCCGGACGGAAGCGGCTGGAATTCTGGAGGGAGTCCTGCAGGGGCTTGCTTTGCTGAACCAATCCTGCTTCACGAGAGGTTTTGGCCAAAACAAGGATCAAATCCATCGGCTCCCGTTGAAACCGGCGCTGCTGGATTCCTATATGCATGCCATTATGCATGGGGACCAAGCGGCGGATATTCTCCATGCTTGCGAGCGGCTGGCGGAAGACACCGTTGCGCTGATATCGGCTCGGAAAGAGCGCTTGAAAGGAACCCCTTCCTTCGGGGATCGCATGAAGGGATTCTATGAAGAGGAGAAGGGGATTCTGGACAAAATCCAATCGGCCTGCGAAAGAAACGATTATGATACGGCTTACTTTCATGCTGTGAAGGCGCAGGATAATATCGCCGCCTTTCTCTGTTATGCGGAGACCGGACAGTGGCCAAGCGACTTGAAGCTGAGCGCCGATCATCACGACCTCTACCGGCAGGCGGGGCTGCCCGAGCTTGTTCCGCTGCTCGATCCGCATGATCTGACGCGGCTGCAGGCAGGCGCGGAGCGATTGAGCGTTGTTCTGGAAAGCTATCTTCGGAGCAAAGGAGTCGAAATCAACCGCTTTTCTCATATGGCTTCATTCGAAGCCTTTCTTAAAGACGCTTCGGCAAAAGAAAAATAG
- the purB gene encoding adenylosuccinate lyase produces MLERYSRPEMRAIWTEENKFKAWLEVEICACEAWSELGVIPREDVAAIREKAGFDIDRINEIELETRHDVIAFTRAVSETLGAERKWVHYGLTSTDVVDTAMGYILRQANEILEKDIVQFIDILRGQAVAYKDTVMMGRTHGVHAEPTTFGLKLALWYEEMKRNLDRFRHAADGVQFGKISGAVGTYANIDPFVEEFVCRKLGTKPAPISTQTLQRDRHAEYMATLALIATSLDKFATEIRALQKSEFREVEEPFAKGQKGSSAMPHKRNPIGCENISGLARVIRGHMISAYENVPLWHERDISHSSVERVILPDATMLLNYMLNRLGNILKNLQVFPENMKRNMGRTFGVPFSGRVMTKLIDKGFSREQAYDTVQPRAMQAWEEQRQFRDIIGSTPEITAVLSAEELDDAFNPSWHLKHVDTIFRRLELI; encoded by the coding sequence ATGCTTGAGCGTTACAGCAGGCCCGAGATGAGGGCGATTTGGACGGAAGAGAACAAATTCAAGGCGTGGCTGGAGGTCGAGATCTGCGCCTGCGAGGCATGGTCCGAGCTTGGAGTCATCCCGCGCGAGGATGTAGCCGCGATCCGCGAGAAAGCCGGCTTCGACATCGACCGGATCAACGAGATCGAGCTGGAGACGCGCCATGACGTCATCGCCTTCACCCGCGCCGTCTCGGAGACGCTCGGAGCCGAACGCAAGTGGGTTCATTACGGCCTCACCTCGACCGACGTCGTGGATACGGCTATGGGGTATATCCTTCGTCAGGCCAATGAAATTCTGGAGAAGGATATCGTTCAATTCATCGACATTTTGCGCGGACAAGCCGTCGCTTACAAGGATACCGTCATGATGGGCCGCACGCATGGTGTCCACGCCGAGCCGACGACGTTCGGCCTGAAGCTGGCGCTCTGGTACGAGGAAATGAAGCGCAACCTGGACCGCTTCCGCCATGCGGCCGACGGCGTGCAGTTCGGCAAGATCTCCGGCGCTGTCGGCACCTATGCGAACATCGACCCCTTCGTGGAAGAGTTCGTCTGCCGCAAGCTCGGCACGAAGCCGGCGCCGATCAGCACGCAGACGCTTCAGCGCGACCGCCACGCGGAGTACATGGCGACGCTTGCCCTGATCGCGACGTCGCTCGACAAGTTCGCGACCGAGATCCGCGCCCTTCAGAAGAGCGAGTTCCGCGAGGTGGAGGAGCCTTTCGCCAAAGGGCAGAAGGGATCGTCCGCGATGCCGCACAAGCGCAATCCGATCGGCTGCGAGAACATCTCCGGCCTTGCCCGCGTCATCCGCGGCCATATGATCAGCGCCTACGAGAACGTGCCGCTCTGGCATGAGCGCGACATCAGCCACTCCTCGGTGGAGCGCGTCATCCTGCCGGATGCGACGATGCTGCTGAACTACATGCTGAACCGTTTGGGCAATATTTTGAAGAACCTGCAGGTATTCCCGGAAAACATGAAGCGCAACATGGGCCGCACGTTCGGCGTTCCGTTCTCCGGCCGCGTCATGACCAAGCTCATCGACAAGGGCTTCAGCCGCGAGCAGGCGTACGACACCGTGCAGCCTCGCGCGATGCAAGCCTGGGAGGAGCAGCGCCAGTTCCGCGACATCATCGGCTCAACGCCGGAGATTACGGCGGTGCTGAGCGCGGAAGAGCTCGACGATGCGTTCAACCCGAGCTGGCATCTGAAGCATGTCGATACGATTTTCCGCAGGCTGGAGCTTATCTAG
- a CDS encoding nitroreductase, with protein MELQQAIRQRRSIGKVEARPVEKEKIERILEAAVWAPNHHHTEPWKFFVMTGDGRRVLGRAYANAASDALAGLDPEEREQKLSKEEAKAMRAPVVIAAACSPSDNPRVIRSEELAAVHAAVQNLLLSAYEEGLGAVWRSGDPMHHPAMKSAFGLKDKEELVGLIYIGYPDMTAPEGRRISAKDKTFWVN; from the coding sequence ATGGAGCTACAGCAAGCAATTCGTCAGCGCCGCAGCATCGGAAAGGTGGAGGCTAGGCCGGTCGAGAAGGAGAAAATCGAACGGATCCTGGAGGCGGCTGTCTGGGCGCCTAACCATCACCACACCGAGCCTTGGAAATTTTTTGTCATGACGGGGGATGGACGCCGGGTGCTCGGAAGAGCTTATGCCAATGCCGCCTCCGACGCGCTTGCCGGACTGGATCCGGAGGAAAGGGAACAGAAGCTGTCGAAGGAAGAGGCCAAAGCGATGAGGGCCCCTGTCGTCATTGCCGCAGCCTGCTCGCCTTCCGACAACCCCCGCGTCATTCGATCGGAAGAGCTCGCCGCCGTGCATGCGGCCGTGCAGAACCTTCTGCTAAGCGCTTATGAAGAAGGTCTTGGAGCGGTATGGCGCAGCGGAGATCCCATGCACCATCCGGCCATGAAGTCGGCTTTCGGGCTCAAGGACAAGGAAGAGCTGGTCGGCCTTATCTATATCGGCTACCCCGATATGACCGCGCCGGAAGGCCGCCGCATTTCGGCCAAGGACAAGACGTTCTGGGTCAACTGA
- a CDS encoding phosphoribosylaminoimidazolesuccinocarboxamide synthase: MAATSEALSTAADLIQAPLLYKGKVRELYDLGEHYLIVVTDRISAFDYMLDPAVPDKGNVLNRLSAFWFQQTAGIQAGHVVHTDVERLGGIVTDKEALRNRIMVTRKAERIDIECVVRGYITGGGWKQYRQNGEINGIRLPEGLRKNERFPEPIFTPAAKNDVGHDEDIPFARMEELVGADIAAQLRDRSIRLYEFARGYCAERGIILADCKFEFGLIDGEIVLIDEIFTPDSSRFWAEDKYVLDADIDSMDKQIVRDYLLGTDWDRDSKPAPLPEAVVSKTTERYREIYRLLTGAELV, translated from the coding sequence ATGGCCGCAACGTCCGAAGCGCTGTCCACGGCAGCGGATCTTATCCAGGCGCCGCTGCTCTACAAGGGCAAGGTGCGGGAGCTGTACGATCTTGGCGAGCACTATCTTATCGTCGTGACGGACCGCATCAGCGCGTTCGATTACATGCTTGACCCGGCCGTGCCGGACAAGGGCAATGTGCTGAACCGGCTGAGCGCCTTCTGGTTTCAGCAGACGGCCGGCATCCAGGCGGGCCATGTCGTCCACACGGATGTGGAGCGGCTTGGCGGCATCGTCACCGACAAGGAAGCCTTGCGCAACCGCATCATGGTGACCCGCAAGGCTGAGCGAATCGATATCGAATGCGTCGTGCGGGGATACATCACGGGCGGAGGCTGGAAGCAATACCGGCAGAACGGCGAGATCAACGGCATCCGGCTGCCGGAAGGGCTGCGCAAAAACGAGCGGTTCCCGGAGCCGATCTTCACTCCCGCGGCCAAGAACGATGTCGGCCATGACGAGGACATTCCGTTCGCCCGCATGGAAGAGCTCGTCGGCGCCGATATCGCGGCCCAATTGCGGGACCGCAGCATCCGGCTGTATGAATTCGCCCGCGGGTACTGTGCGGAGCGCGGCATCATCCTCGCCGACTGCAAGTTCGAGTTCGGCCTCATTGATGGCGAGATCGTCCTGATCGACGAGATCTTCACGCCGGACTCCTCCCGCTTCTGGGCGGAGGACAAGTACGTGCTCGACGCCGACATCGACAGCATGGACAAGCAGATCGTCCGCGACTACCTGCTCGGAACCGACTGGGACCGCGACAGCAAGCCGGCTCCTCTGCCCGAGGCTGTCGTCTCGAAGACGACGGAGCGCTACCGGGAGATCTACCGCCTTCTGACCGGCGCGGAGCTGGTATAG